Genomic window (Candidatus Eisenbacteria bacterium):
GCTCGCGCAGTACGTCCACTACGACTACCTGGTGGTCAATGACGACCGCGAGCGCGCCGTCACGCAACTGATCGCCATTCTCGACGCCGAGCGCACCCGCGTGCGACGGTTGTCGCGACGCACCTGAAGCTTCGCGGCGCGCGCCCCGGCGGGTGAGCGCGCTCCGCGTCCCGTTCCACCCGCCGCTGGCAGCAGGGAGAAACCCATGAAGCTTTCGTCACTCGTTCCGCCGCCGGGCAAGAGCAAGTACGAGCTGGCCATCGTCGCCGCCCGGGAGGCGCGCCGCCTGAACGACTGGATCCGCCGCAGCGGCGAGACGCTGCCCGGCAAGGTCACCGCCGTCGCGCTCGGGCGCGTGATCCGCGACGAGGTGCCGTTCTACTACGAGGACCTCTCGGTCATCATGGCGGCCGAGCAGCCGCTCGAGCTGCCCGCCGAGTAGCGCCGTGCTCCGGGATCGCGTCGTCGTCGTCGGCATCTCCGGAGGCATCGCGGCCTACAAGGCGTGCGAGCTGGTGCGCCGGCTGCGCGAGCGCGGCGCGACCGTGATCGTGGTGATGACGCCCGGGGCGTGCGAGTTCGTGACGCCGCTGACCCTGCAGGCGTTGTCGGGCAACCCGGTGGTGACCGGGCTGTGGGGTGACCAGCAGCCCCGCTTCGATCTGCCGCTGGAGTCGCGAGCCAGGGTCGGGGGCAGAATCGAGCACGTGGACGTGGCCGAAGTGGCGGACTGCCTCGTGATCGCACCGGCCACCGCCGACCTCCTCGCGCGCCTCGTGCACGGCGTCGCGCCCGACGCGCTCACCACCGTCGCGCTCGCCTGCCCCGCGCCGCTCGTGCTCGCGCCCGCGATGGACCTGCAGATGTGGCGTGCGGCCGCGACGCAGGCCAATGTCCGCGCCCTGCGCGCGCGCGGGGCCCGCATCGTCGGGCCGGCCTCGGGCCCTCTCGCCTCCGGCCTCGCCGGGCCCGGCAGGCTGGCCGAAGACGCCGACATCGTGGCCGCGGTCGAAGCCTCGGTGACGCGTTCCGCGAGCCTCAAGGGCGTGCGCGTGCTGGTCGGCGCGGGGCGCACGGAGGAGCCGCTCGATCCGGTGCGCGTGCTGACCAACCGCTCGAGCGGGCGAATGGGCTTCGCGCTCGCCGAGGCCGCCCGCGACCGCGGCGCGGACGTGACGGTGGTCGCGGGGCCGGTGAGCGTGGATGCGCCCTACGGCGTGACGCTGGTGCCGGTGACGACCGCCGAGCAGATGCTGCGCGCGATGCGCGCGGCCTCGGAGGGCGCCGACGTCGTGCTGATGGCGGCCGCGGTCGCCGACTATCGGCCCGCCCGGCCGTCGGCGAGGAAGCTCAAGCGCGGCCCGGGCCCGCTGACGATCGAGCTGGCGCCGAACGCCGACATCCTGGCGACGCTCGCGGGCGCGCGACGCGCGGGACAGGTGTTCGTCGGCTTCGCGCTCGAGACCAACGACGGCGTCGCGA
Coding sequences:
- the coaBC gene encoding bifunctional phosphopantothenoylcysteine decarboxylase/phosphopantothenate--cysteine ligase CoaBC, whose translation is MLRDRVVVVGISGGIAAYKACELVRRLRERGATVIVVMTPGACEFVTPLTLQALSGNPVVTGLWGDQQPRFDLPLESRARVGGRIEHVDVAEVADCLVIAPATADLLARLVHGVAPDALTTVALACPAPLVLAPAMDLQMWRAAATQANVRALRARGARIVGPASGPLASGLAGPGRLAEDADIVAAVEASVTRSASLKGVRVLVGAGRTEEPLDPVRVLTNRSSGRMGFALAEAARDRGADVTVVAGPVSVDAPYGVTLVPVTTAEQMLRAMRAASEGADVVLMAAAVADYRPARPSARKLKRGPGPLTIELAPNADILATLAGARRAGQVFVGFALETNDGVANARAKLRAKGVDLIVLNSPADGLGGDTNRATLVDARGATALPKSSKRELAEALLDRVEALRAAGPVSTKKTRSAAKPSPTAAAAPRRAVRKAKR